From the genome of Ferviditalea candida, one region includes:
- the greA gene encoding transcription elongation factor GreA, producing MSEKEVILTQDGLKKLEEELEHLKSVKRREVAERIKIAIGYGDISENSEYEDAKNEQAFIEGRIITLEKMLRNARIINNDEIETDSVSIGSTVLIKDLEFGDELEYTIVGTAESDPSQNKISNESPVGKAILGKKKGSVVDVNVPVGIIQYKIIDIKK from the coding sequence ATGTCTGAAAAAGAAGTGATTCTTACACAAGACGGTTTGAAAAAGTTGGAGGAAGAGCTCGAGCATCTGAAATCGGTCAAACGAAGAGAAGTCGCGGAAAGAATCAAGATTGCCATCGGATATGGAGATATCAGCGAAAACTCCGAATATGAAGACGCCAAGAATGAACAGGCATTTATTGAAGGCAGAATCATCACGCTGGAAAAAATGCTGCGCAACGCCCGAATCATCAACAATGATGAAATCGAAACGGATTCCGTCAGCATCGGCTCGACGGTCTTGATCAAAGATCTGGAATTCGGAGATGAATTGGAGTATACTATTGTGGGTACCGCGGAATCGGATCCGTCCCAGAATAAGATTTCCAATGAAAGCCCGGTAGGGAAGGCAATTCTTGGTAAGAAGAAAGGTTCGGTAGTTGACGTTAATGTACCGGTGGGTATTATTCAATATAAGATTATAGATATCAAGAAGTAA